One window from the genome of Spirochaetota bacterium encodes:
- the alaS gene encoding alanine--tRNA ligase codes for MKNLKSSEIREVFLKFFESRNHRVVSSSPLIPPDDPTLLFTTAGMVQFKPYFLREKTPEYTRATSVQKCLRAGGKASDLENVGKTPRHHTFFEMLGNFSFGDYFKKEAIEYAWDFVTNVVGIEKELLWVSIYKDDEEAFEIWNKRIGIQSDRIIRLGEKDNFWGPPGDEGPCGPCSEIYIDLREIWGYDKTTCKTPEDCDGFLEFWNLVFMQFHQDRTGKRTELEYKGIDTGMGLERLAMILQNKKSVYETDVFEPIINKIVLETQKKYEGDNTIPINVLADHSRAITFVGAEGVYPSNEGRGYVIRRILRRALRYANKIGINEPIIHKIIDGVVASMGDAYPEIVSKKDNIKKVIKIEEERYFSNIAKGIEYLSELIQKIKEQKRTILPGAEVFKLYDSMGVPLDLIEDVCKDEGLSVDWNNFNELMEEQKQRGRMSWKKEEVVFDFNIITKGETSTKYVGDEYYEYESRVKKILLKEGENLVESEVLNEGNLGIVITEETPFYGEGGGQIGDIGLITADENTGLVLDTKKENDVYLHIVRPEKGEIKKNSKVKMIVDINRKKNIAKHHTATHILHASLRKVLGTHVAQAGSLVEPNRLRFDFSHYSSLTDDEIRNIEEEANEIIFKDVEVIKTFMPREEAIKSGALAFFGDKYGDIVRVVSISNFSKELCGGTHVNRTGEIGIIKITDERAIASGVRRLEAVAGKSALDEFRKYSLILEELSRKLGVDFDNIPVKVDSILKKLKELEKSRSKASRQVSVDEIVSDVEDIGNIKVVFKVFSDVDTNSLGRLVDSVRDRINNVVVFLASEGDKGINFVAGTNVSGLNIHKVLETLKSEGVKGGGRSDFVRGAIDKGRDLLTIKDLFISQLKTIY; via the coding sequence ATGAAGAACCTGAAGAGTAGCGAGATAAGAGAGGTCTTCCTAAAATTTTTTGAGAGTAGAAATCACAGAGTAGTTAGTAGTAGTCCTCTTATACCACCAGATGATCCAACACTTCTTTTTACAACTGCAGGTATGGTTCAGTTCAAGCCATACTTTTTGAGAGAAAAGACCCCTGAATACACTAGAGCAACATCGGTTCAAAAGTGCTTGAGAGCAGGTGGCAAGGCAAGCGACCTTGAGAATGTAGGTAAAACACCAAGACATCATACCTTCTTTGAAATGCTTGGTAACTTTTCATTCGGAGATTACTTCAAGAAAGAAGCGATAGAATACGCTTGGGATTTCGTTACTAATGTTGTTGGAATAGAAAAGGAATTGCTCTGGGTTAGCATTTACAAAGACGATGAAGAAGCGTTTGAAATATGGAACAAGAGGATTGGTATCCAAAGCGATAGGATCATTAGGCTTGGAGAGAAAGATAACTTTTGGGGACCTCCTGGCGATGAAGGACCTTGTGGTCCTTGCTCTGAAATATACATTGACTTAAGAGAGATCTGGGGTTATGATAAAACGACTTGTAAAACACCAGAGGACTGTGATGGATTTCTTGAGTTTTGGAATCTTGTATTTATGCAGTTTCATCAGGATAGAACAGGTAAAAGAACTGAACTTGAATACAAAGGCATTGACACAGGCATGGGACTTGAGAGGCTTGCAATGATACTACAAAACAAGAAAAGTGTTTATGAAACGGATGTATTTGAACCTATAATCAACAAGATAGTATTGGAAACCCAAAAGAAATATGAAGGAGATAATACTATTCCTATAAATGTTCTAGCGGACCATTCAAGGGCTATAACATTCGTAGGTGCTGAAGGTGTTTATCCTTCTAATGAAGGAAGAGGGTATGTAATAAGAAGAATATTGAGGAGAGCGTTAAGGTACGCTAACAAGATTGGTATCAACGAACCAATAATACATAAGATTATTGATGGTGTTGTAGCATCTATGGGAGATGCTTATCCAGAGATTGTGTCCAAAAAAGATAATATAAAGAAGGTTATAAAGATTGAGGAAGAGAGATACTTTAGTAATATAGCAAAGGGAATAGAATATCTTTCTGAACTTATACAAAAGATAAAAGAGCAAAAACGCACAATTCTTCCTGGAGCAGAGGTATTCAAACTGTATGACTCAATGGGCGTGCCTCTTGACTTAATTGAGGATGTTTGTAAGGATGAAGGACTTTCTGTTGATTGGAATAATTTTAACGAACTTATGGAGGAACAAAAACAGCGAGGTAGAATGAGTTGGAAGAAGGAAGAGGTGGTTTTTGACTTTAACATCATCACTAAAGGAGAAACATCAACTAAATATGTTGGAGACGAGTACTACGAATATGAGTCCAGAGTAAAAAAAATCCTACTCAAAGAAGGAGAAAATCTTGTTGAGTCGGAAGTTCTAAATGAAGGCAATCTGGGAATCGTGATAACCGAGGAAACACCATTCTATGGAGAAGGAGGAGGACAGATAGGTGATATTGGACTTATAACTGCTGATGAAAATACAGGATTGGTTCTTGATACAAAGAAAGAAAACGATGTATATCTACACATCGTAAGACCAGAGAAAGGAGAGATAAAGAAGAATAGCAAGGTTAAGATGATTGTAGATATCAACAGAAAAAAAAATATAGCAAAACATCATACTGCTACACATATCCTACACGCTTCTTTGAGGAAAGTTTTAGGAACACATGTAGCACAGGCTGGGTCTTTGGTTGAACCAAACAGATTGAGATTTGATTTCTCTCACTACTCATCACTAACCGACGATGAAATTAGGAATATTGAGGAAGAGGCTAATGAAATAATCTTTAAAGATGTTGAGGTTATTAAGACATTTATGCCGAGGGAAGAGGCTATTAAAAGCGGAGCGTTAGCATTCTTTGGAGACAAGTATGGAGATATTGTGAGAGTCGTTAGTATATCTAACTTTTCAAAAGAACTCTGTGGCGGAACGCATGTAAATAGAACTGGGGAAATAGGAATTATTAAAATTACTGACGAGAGAGCAATAGCATCAGGAGTGAGAAGATTGGAAGCAGTCGCTGGTAAGTCAGCACTTGATGAGTTTAGAAAGTATAGTCTAATACTAGAAGAGCTATCAAGAAAACTGGGTGTAGATTTTGACAACATACCAGTCAAAGTTGATAGCATACTGAAGAAACTTAAAGAACTTGAGAAGTCAAGAAGTAAAGCATCAAGGCAAGTATCAGTGGATGAAATAGTCAGTGATGTTGAGGATATTGGGAATATCAAAGTGGTTTTCAAAGTTTTTAGTGATGTAGATACTAACTCTTTGGGGAGATTGGTTGATTCAGTTAGAGATAGAATAAATAACGTTGTTGTTTTCCTGGCTTCGGAAGGGGACAAGGGAATTAACTTCGTTGCTGGAACGAATGTTAGTGGATTAAACATCCATAAGGTTTTAGAAACACTCAAAAGCGAAGGTGTTAAAGGTGGTGGTAGGTCAGACTTCGTAAGAGGTGCAATAGACAAAGGAAGAGATTTGTTGACAATTAAGGATTTGTTTATATCGCAACTAAAAACTATATACTGA
- the purL gene encoding phosphoribosylformylglycinamidine synthase subunit PurL, translating to MSAELKEDINERTKEHLNILKLSEDEYRLIVEYLGRKPNEIELGMFGALWSEHCGYKHTRKLLKELPTEGKYIYVGPGENAGVIRVDDLAIVFKIESHNHPSAVEPYQGAATGVGGIVRDILSMGARPVALLDSLRFGDPSKPKVKHLLTGVVRGISDYGNCIGVPTVAGEVYFEDAYENNPLVNVMCVGITKVDKLVKSVAKGVGNLVVYYGAKTGRDGVHGATFASAELNTSSNEDRSSIQIADPFVEKKLIEATLELAENNLVVSIQDMGAAGLTSSSCEMASKGGVGIELEIDKVPVRVSDITPYEIMLSESQERMLAIVEPSKLDKVKEVLERWELDWAVIGKITNTKRCVVKYNNEKIVDLPLKYLVDEVPFYQKPSKEDTEVRKIRDIKPTVFIEDLKSSILKLLSSPNISSKRWIYEQYDWSVQTNTVIPPGKAGATVIRIKDTNKGLALKVDGNGRYMYSYPYIGATVAVAEACRNVSFVGAEPAGITNCLNFGSPDNENVSYQIQQGIKGMARACKELNVPVTGGNASLYNEYNGTQVYPTITVGCVGIIDDITKVVDAQFKKEGDLIALIGNETKEDFGMAEILKALDKDVCGKPPIIEFEVERKLQEFARFVIKHGLVSSANDVSDGGMIVSVVESMIDTDFGVMLDLSSLPVYPAIALFSETQSRGIFSFDKEFLDTIKTISQHYGLKFRLIGEVIKDHKLIIKGVKQSDDLVITKEELKHAFYSNSF from the coding sequence ATGTCAGCCGAACTAAAGGAAGATATTAACGAAAGAACTAAGGAACATTTGAACATTTTGAAACTTTCAGAGGACGAGTATAGACTTATAGTTGAGTACTTAGGTAGGAAACCGAATGAAATTGAACTTGGGATGTTTGGAGCATTGTGGAGCGAACATTGTGGATACAAGCATACGAGAAAACTACTGAAAGAACTGCCTACAGAAGGTAAATACATCTATGTTGGACCTGGTGAGAATGCTGGTGTCATAAGAGTAGATGATTTAGCAATAGTCTTCAAGATAGAGAGCCATAACCATCCTAGTGCCGTGGAACCCTATCAAGGTGCTGCAACTGGAGTTGGTGGAATCGTTAGAGACATTCTCTCAATGGGAGCAAGACCTGTAGCACTTCTTGACTCCTTAAGATTTGGAGATCCGTCGAAACCTAAGGTTAAACATCTCCTTACAGGTGTCGTTAGAGGTATATCTGATTACGGAAACTGTATTGGAGTTCCTACGGTTGCAGGAGAAGTGTATTTTGAAGATGCTTACGAAAATAATCCTCTCGTCAATGTAATGTGTGTAGGTATAACAAAAGTGGACAAACTTGTAAAATCTGTTGCTAAAGGTGTTGGAAACTTGGTTGTTTATTACGGTGCTAAAACTGGTAGGGATGGTGTTCATGGTGCTACCTTTGCATCTGCTGAACTTAACACTTCGTCAAATGAGGATAGGTCAAGCATCCAGATAGCTGACCCTTTCGTTGAAAAGAAACTCATAGAGGCAACACTAGAACTTGCTGAAAATAACTTAGTTGTATCTATACAAGATATGGGTGCTGCTGGACTTACAAGCTCATCCTGTGAGATGGCGTCAAAGGGAGGTGTTGGAATTGAACTTGAAATTGATAAAGTTCCTGTTAGGGTAAGTGACATTACACCTTATGAGATTATGCTATCAGAGTCGCAGGAAAGAATGCTAGCAATCGTTGAACCATCTAAACTTGATAAGGTTAAAGAAGTTCTTGAGAGATGGGAGTTAGATTGGGCTGTGATAGGAAAGATAACTAATACAAAACGATGTGTTGTGAAGTATAATAATGAAAAAATTGTAGATTTGCCGCTAAAATATCTGGTTGATGAGGTTCCATTCTACCAAAAACCATCCAAAGAGGATACCGAAGTAAGGAAAATAAGAGATATAAAGCCAACTGTCTTCATAGAAGATCTGAAATCATCTATTCTCAAGCTCTTGTCCTCTCCAAATATATCTTCCAAGAGGTGGATATACGAGCAATACGATTGGTCTGTCCAAACGAATACGGTCATACCACCTGGTAAAGCGGGTGCTACTGTTATAAGGATTAAGGATACCAACAAAGGATTAGCGCTTAAGGTTGATGGAAATGGAAGGTATATGTATTCCTATCCTTATATTGGTGCCACAGTTGCAGTAGCAGAGGCTTGTAGGAATGTTTCATTTGTAGGTGCTGAACCCGCTGGTATAACAAATTGTTTAAACTTTGGATCTCCTGACAATGAGAATGTTTCATACCAGATACAACAAGGTATAAAGGGAATGGCTAGGGCTTGTAAGGAACTAAATGTTCCAGTAACTGGTGGTAATGCATCTCTTTATAACGAGTATAATGGAACTCAAGTTTATCCAACCATAACTGTAGGATGTGTAGGTATAATAGATGATATAACAAAGGTAGTTGATGCTCAATTCAAGAAAGAGGGAGATTTGATAGCACTCATCGGTAACGAAACAAAAGAAGATTTTGGAATGGCCGAAATTCTTAAAGCACTGGACAAAGATGTATGTGGAAAACCACCTATAATTGAATTTGAGGTTGAGAGAAAATTACAGGAATTCGCAAGGTTTGTAATAAAGCATGGTCTTGTCTCGTCTGCTAACGATGTATCTGATGGTGGTATGATTGTTTCAGTCGTTGAAAGTATGATAGATACAGATTTTGGAGTAATGCTTGACCTTTCATCATTGCCCGTCTATCCAGCAATAGCACTATTCTCCGAAACTCAAAGTAGAGGTATATTCTCTTTTGATAAGGAATTCCTTGATACTATAAAAACTATATCTCAACATTATGGATTAAAGTTTAGATTGATCGGTGAAGTGATTAAAGACCACAAACTCATAATTAAGGGTGTCAAACAATCTGATGATTTGGTTATCACTAAAGAAGAATTAAAACATGCGTTTTATTCTAATTCTTTCTAA